The following is a genomic window from Microvirga ossetica.
AAAAGACCCTTCGGGCGGCCGAGCAGGAGCGGCCCGAGATTGCCGCCGAGCGCGAGGCCTATCGCCAGCAGATGAGCGAGCTTCCCGTGGAACGCCTGGTGTTCCTCGATGAGAGCGGAGTGACGACCAAGATGGCCCGCACTCATGCGCGAGCGCCACGTGGGCAACGCGCCTATGGCTCCATCCCGCTCGGCTCGTGGCAGCGGCTGACGGTCTTGGGCGCACTCGCCTGTGAGGGCCTGGTCGCTACGATGAGCATCGAGGCCTCGACCTCGACCTCCGTGCTTTTGGCCTATCTCGAGCAAATCCTGGTACCGGCCCTCAAACGCACCAAGCCGGATGCCATTCTGGTGTTGGACAACCTGCGCCCGCATCGGGCCACAGAAGTGCGAGACCTGCTCGCGCAGGCCGGGATCGGGCTTTTGTACCTGCCGCGCTATTCCCCGGAGTTCAACCCGATCGAGCCCGCCTGGGCCAAGATGAAAGAGCGGCTCAAGGCGAAAGCGCCTCGCACTCTTGAAGCTTTGGAAGCGGAACTCAAACCCGCCCTCGACACCATCACCGCAAAGGATGCCCGAGGCTGGATCAGGCATGCCGGCTATGCCCTACACTGATCCCAAAAGCGCTTTAGGAACTCACAGAGCGGACGCCATCTTGGCCAGCGGTCCTGTGCGACTGCACCAACAGGCCGGACATATGACCGCAAGCGATCCGATCAGAACACTGTCCAACACCCTTGCGAGGCGGGGGCCGGTTCTCTAATCACGGGTCTCCAGTCAAGCGCAAAAAGCTCTGGCACCTTTGCTTCTCCCCGGATCACGGTTCTCTCCGCGGTCGGCACGGGCCGCCGCATCATCGGGTTCAACAGCACGAGCCTTCCAAGGTCCACAACGTGATCAGCTGGTAGATCCAGCTCTCACAGGCCCCGCTTGCGGAATGACCCGTACCCTCGCCCCGAGGAGCAAGCACGGCACCTGGCGCTCACCTCACGATGAATGCCAAGTCAATCTCATCCTTCCCATTCTCATGCGGCAGCCTCCAGTTTGGTCCAGCGGAAGGGCTCACCCGTCCGCCAGATCGCATGCAGAATGACGGCGAGCTTGCGGGCCAGGGCCACCCGGGCCTTGTTGAACCCACTGCGCTGCACCAGCCGCACCGCCCAGGCCTTGAGCGGCGACCAGCGTTGCACCCGAGTCAGCAAGACACCGGCGGCCTCGAACAGATAGGATCGCACCAGTTCGTCACCGCATTTCGAGATGCGGCCGCTCCGGTCGATCTCGCCGGACTGATATCGCCGCGGCGTGAGACCCAAATGAGCTCCGACATTGCGGGACTGCCGAAAGTGGATTTGCTTCAGTTTAGTGGAGAGCGGTTTTGTAACTATCCGGCCAGCCTTTCGAACTGAACCGGACTGACATAATCGAGTGTCGAATGACGCCGGACGGGATTGTAAAACCCATCGATGTAACGACCAATCGCCTTCTTGGCCTCGGCCCTCGTCTGGAAGACGGTGCGCCAGACCAGTTCGGATTTCAAGGTCTTGAAGAAGGTCTCGACCACGGCATTGTCGAAACAATTGCCTGTCCCGGACATGGAGATCCGGATGCCGTGCTTCCGCAACTCGGCCTGATAGGCTGTCGAGCAATATTGACTGCCGCGGTCCGCGTGATGGGTCAGCCCCTCACCTGGCTGCCGGATGACCAGGGCTTTGCGCAGCGCCTCGAGAGCCAGCTCCGTGTGCAGCCGGTCGCTCACCGCCCAGCCGACCACCCGCCGGGCGAAGAGATCGAGGACCACGGCCAGGTAGAGCCAGCCCTCGTTCGTCCACAGATAGGAGAGATACTGTCGGCGAATTCAGAGGGCTGGCGCCAACGCAGCAAAGCGGGTCACGCGCGTCTTGGTGCGCGGCCATCCGTCCAACCAGTGTACGACCCGCAAGACGTTCATCGCAGCCGCCGAACACACTTCCTGGAGGCCGGTCTTCAGGAGCCCGATATACCGGCTCCGGCGCATTCCGAATACCCGCACACCCTGTGAGAGAGTGCCCTCGACGCCAGCCCGGATATGATACCGCTCCTTCCATGTGGGATCGTGCATCCGGGATCGGGCTGCATTCAATGCCTCGTACTCCTGGCGCGTGTGGAAGTAGACGGCGCGGCGGGCTTCCTTCGCGGGCGTGCACAGCGCTCTGACGACGCAGGCTCCACAATCAGAGCGGCTGAACACGGCATTGATGCGCGGGCTTCCATCCTCTCTGCGCGCGACGCGCCACGTCACGGAGACCTTACCCTGTGGGCAGGTTACTTGTTCGCGCTCCCAGTCGATCACGAAGTTGGGCAGATCATATCCCTGTCCCGTGCGGGCCTGCCAGGACGATACGCCCCGCACCGGCCCCTCGAGCGAGATCCCGTGGTCCCGCCGGCTGCTGACCAACAAGGCCGCATCAATGTAGGCCGAGTCCACGTAATGCTCAGAAGGGAGGAGGCCTTTGGCGGCCAGGCACGCATGGATCTCGGCCGTGCTCGTCATGTCCTGCTCCATGGCCGGGCAGGTCTTGACGTGCGTGATCAGGTGCGCGGCATCGTCATCGCAGGTCTCGGTGACGTGGACCTTGTAGCCGGACCACTCCATCTGACGCTTTGTGCAGTAATGCATCTCGGGATCATAGGGCGACTGCAGCCGTTCGCCGACCGGTGGCAGTTCCGCTCCCGCCCGCCAGCGCGGCCGCCCATCGTCCCGTGCGTAATGCACCCGCCACACGTCGCGCAGCGTCTGCACCATCGGCACCGCTCGAGCCGCAGCCGGTGCGCTCGCATCGTCCAAGGCGTCGAGCAGGAAGAACCCGTCCGTGCCAATCTCCAGCGAGAGAGCTTCACGCTTCTCCCGGCTCTTGGGCAGACGATAGTCCTCAATGCGATGTGCATAGCGCTCGAACCACGCCGGCTGAGCGATCACGCGAATCCAGTCCGGAACAACGGCGGCCAGATCATCGAGAGTGGCGCGCAGCGTCTCAGCGACAAGTTCGAGAAGATGGAGGTCATGCACGGCCCCCAACACATGCGTGCTGTCGGTGCGTTGCTTGCCGCGCGCTTTGATCAGACCGCGGGCCTTGAACCGCTCGAGCATGGTGTCCAACAGCAGATGCTCCGCTTGGCCGGCGACAAGGCGGGCCCGAAATTCGGTGAGCACGCTGAAGTGGAACCCGGGATCAGTCAGCTCGAGCCCCAGGGCGTACTTCCAGTCGATCCGGGCCCGGACAGCGTCAGCGGCTTGTCGATCGCTGAGGTGCTCGAGGAACTGGAAGATCGTGATCAAAGCCAGCCGCCACGGCGCAAGGGCGGGTTGCCCCCGGCTCGGGTAGAACCGTCGGAAGTCCTCATCCTGGTAGAGGATGCTAAATTCATCCCGGAGCCGGGCCACAATGTTGCCCTTAGGGAAAGCTGCCCGGGCAACTCGCACGGTCTCGGCCGGGATCTCACCAATCGGCTCGGGATGAAGGCTCATGGATTCCTCCTCTTGCTGAATAGCCAACAGGGAATTCGCCGACAGTATCTAGGAGATATCCGCGGCCCACTTCTGGTTCGGGCGCTCGGCCGAGAAGTCCTGCTCGAGCAGGTTGGGCGCAATAGGAAAGGCGTGGTGGCTGTCGGTGGTGCGCTTGAAGCGGCGCTTCTGCCGGGCCTTGAGGCCGTTCTCGCGCATCAGTCGGGCCGTCCGACGGCGACCGATTGGCAGGCCCTGATCCTGGAGTTCGCGCGTCATCCGTGGGCTGCCATCGGTGCCATGCGACTCTCGAAAGGCGGACCGGACATGGGCGAGCAGCACCCGATCGTCGCGCTGACGCTGGCACGCCGGACGACTTCGCCAGGCAAAGTACCCGCTCTGGCTCACCTCAAGAACCTGGCACAGGCGCTGGTGCGTGTTTCGCGTGATCGTGAGCAGCGATTTCGCGGCACCGTGAGCAACGATTTCAGAGGATCGTGAGCACCTTTTCGGAGGTGCCGGGAGCTTCGGCCGACAACTCAACCGGCTACGGGTGCCTCGTTCAACCCACGAGGAGGCCCGATGCCAACCCAGAGATTGTCGATGCGCCGGATCCGAGAAGTACTTCGTTTAAGACATGTCCAAGGCCTGACCGAGCGCGTCATCGCGCGCACGCTGGGGATCAGCAATGGCGTCGTTCATGGCTACCTGCGCCGCGCCCGTCTGGCAGGGCTGAGCTGGCCGCTGCCGGACGGGCTCGATGACGACGCGCTCGAACTCCTGCTGTTTCCGGCACCATCCTCGGCTCAGACCGATCGGCGCCCGGTCCCCGACTGGGTTTATGTCGAGAAGGAGCTGCGCCGGCGTGGCGTGACGCGCGTGCTGCTCTGGGAGGAATATCGCGCCGCCCATCCCGATGGCTTCGGCTACACCTGGTTCTGCACCACCTACGAGGCCTGGAAGGGGCGCGTTCGCCCAACAATGCGCCAGACCCACAGGGGCGGCGAGAAGGTGTTTGTCGATTTTGCCGGCGACACCATCGACGTCTTCGATCCGCTGACCGGCCAAGCCCATCCCATGAAGCTGTTCGTCGCCGCCATGGGCGCCTCCAACTACACCTATGCCGAGGCCTGCGCGAGCGAGAGCCTGCCGGACTGGATTGCCGTGCACGCCAACCTGTTTGCCTTCCTGGGCGGGGTTCCGAAGTTCGTGATCTGCGACAACCTCAAGGCGGCGGTGACCAATCCCGACCGCTACGATCCCGGCCTCAACCGCACCTATGCCGAGATGGCCGGCCATTACGGCACCGCCATTCTCGCGGCGCGGCCGAGACGCCCGAAGGATAAGGCCAAAGTTGAGGTCGCGGTCCAAATCGCCCAGCGCTGGATCCTGGCCCGGCTGCGCAACCATCGCTTCTTCGCGCTCGCCGAGCTCAATCGCGCCATTCGCAGCCTGGTCGTCGAACTCAACGCCCGCCAGATGCGCGGCTTCGGCTCCAGCCGGGCCGAACTCTTTGCCGAGATCGACCGGCCCCGGCTGGGAGCGCTGCCAGACGAGCCCTACGTCTTCGCCCGCTGGAAGCGCTGCCGCGTCGCGCCGGACTACCATGTCGAGGTCGACGGCCACTGGTACTCCGTGCCCTACCGCCTGATCCGGGAACTCGTCGACGTGCGCCTTGCCGGTGCGACGGTCGAGATCTTCCACAAGGGCCAGCGGGTCGCCAGCCATGCCCGGGCGCCGAACCGGCGCGGCCACACCACCGTTGCCGAGCATATGCCGAGCGCCCATCGCCGCCACGGCCAGTGGACCCCACGAGGCCTGATCGCCGCCGGTGAACGGATT
Proteins encoded in this region:
- a CDS encoding IS630 family transposase → MAAEREAYRQQMSELPVERLVFLDESGVTTKMARTHARAPRGQRAYGSIPLGSWQRLTVLGALACEGLVATMSIEASTSTSVLLAYLEQILVPALKRTKPDAILVLDNLRPHRATEVRDLLAQAGIGLLYLPRYSPEFNPIEPAWAKMKERLKAKAPRTLEALEAELKPALDTITAKDARGWIRHAGYALH
- a CDS encoding IS1182 family transposase, giving the protein MSLHPEPIGEIPAETVRVARAAFPKGNIVARLRDEFSILYQDEDFRRFYPSRGQPALAPWRLALITIFQFLEHLSDRQAADAVRARIDWKYALGLELTDPGFHFSVLTEFRARLVAGQAEHLLLDTMLERFKARGLIKARGKQRTDSTHVLGAVHDLHLLELVAETLRATLDDLAAVVPDWIRVIAQPAWFERYAHRIEDYRLPKSREKREALSLEIGTDGFFLLDALDDASAPAAARAVPMVQTLRDVWRVHYARDDGRPRWRAGAELPPVGERLQSPYDPEMHYCTKRQMEWSGYKVHVTETCDDDAAHLITHVKTCPAMEQDMTSTAEIHACLAAKGLLPSEHYVDSAYIDAALLVSSRRDHGISLEGPVRGVSSWQARTGQGYDLPNFVIDWEREQVTCPQGKVSVTWRVARREDGSPRINAVFSRSDCGACVVRALCTPAKEARRAVYFHTRQEYEALNAARSRMHDPTWKERYHIRAGVEGTLSQGVRVFGMRRSRYIGLLKTGLQEVCSAAAMNVLRVVHWLDGWPRTKTRVTRFAALAPAL
- the istA gene encoding IS21 family transposase gives rise to the protein MPTQRLSMRRIREVLRLRHVQGLTERVIARTLGISNGVVHGYLRRARLAGLSWPLPDGLDDDALELLLFPAPSSAQTDRRPVPDWVYVEKELRRRGVTRVLLWEEYRAAHPDGFGYTWFCTTYEAWKGRVRPTMRQTHRGGEKVFVDFAGDTIDVFDPLTGQAHPMKLFVAAMGASNYTYAEACASESLPDWIAVHANLFAFLGGVPKFVICDNLKAAVTNPDRYDPGLNRTYAEMAGHYGTAILAARPRRPKDKAKVEVAVQIAQRWILARLRNHRFFALAELNRAIRSLVVELNARQMRGFGSSRAELFAEIDRPRLGALPDEPYVFARWKRCRVAPDYHVEVDGHWYSVPYRLIRELVDVRLAGATVEIFHKGQRVASHARAPNRRGHTTVAEHMPSAHRRHGQWTPRGLIAAGERIGPSVAAFFEAVIADRPHPEQGFRTCLGILSLARSYGDTRVEAACRRGLLIKARSVASIRSILKNGLDRAVVDETPDHEPLRHGNIRGQGYFH